In a single window of the Rhodamnia argentea isolate NSW1041297 chromosome 2, ASM2092103v1, whole genome shotgun sequence genome:
- the LOC115747899 gene encoding protein FEZ-like, whose protein sequence is MADNNNQNDNNNQNGNNMGSMPVLPPGFRFCPSDEEIFRYYLVNKNNHPNPDPANSFDHNVIRELDVYSYSPSELSENPFFEYGSGAATRHWYFYTMVCGPTDRQRRVRAVNDGFWLMRGRGNDAVVGGAGGVLGTKSSFVFYLGNSAQSAVGTDWVMDEFALPVHAQASFVLYRLFVKPRTGNSSLSARNDGVLTYETGPGGNREDGTSGNAITLVTEIHNHVPDGQIPAPVHLNQTIYRNSMVNYYHEDGDGAGNFDADFAARPAIGAPRVDYIELNDFFNPLETPF, encoded by the exons ATGGCTGACAACAACAACCAGAATGACAACAACAACCAGAATGGCAACAACATGGGTTCGATGCCTGTGCTGCCGCCAGGCTTCCGCTTCTGCCCTTCTGATGAAGAGATCTTCCGCTACTACCTGGTGAACAAGAACAACCACCCAAACCCCGACCCAGCCAACAGTTTTGATCACAACGTGATCAGGGAGCTCGACGTGTATAGCTACAGCCCGTCGGAGCTGTCGGAGAATCCCTTCTTTGAGTACGGCTCTGGGGCGGCCACAAGGCACTGGTACTTCTACACAATGGTTTGTGGGCCTACCGACAGGCAGAGGAGGGTGAGGGCCGTGAATGACGGGTTCTGGCTAATGAGGGGCAGGGGCAACGATGCGGTCGTGGGGGGCGCTGGTGGTGTCCTCGGTACTAAGAGCAGCTTTGTTTTCTACCTGGGGAATTCAGCCCAAAGTGCTGTTGGGACTGACTGGGTGATGGATGAGTTTGCCCTGCCTGTTCATGCCCAG GCTTCTTTCGTGCTCTATCGACTCTTTGTGAAGCCTAGGACCGGGAATAGCTCATTGAGTGCTCGCAATGATGGAGTGCTCACATATGAAACTGGTCCAGGAGGCAATCGTGAGGATGGGACGTCAGGGAATGCCATAACGTTGGTTACCGAGATACATAACCATGTTCCAGATGGGCAAATCCCTGCTCCTGTTCACCTGAACCAGACCATCTACCGGAATAGTATG GTAAACTATTATCATGAAGACGGCGATGGTGCTGGGAACTTTGATGCTGATTTTGCTGCGCGGCCGGCAATAGGTGCTCCAAGGGTGGACTATATAGAGCTGAACGATTTTTTCAACCCGTTGGAAACACCGTTTTAA